The Desulfovibrio sp. Fe33 genome includes a window with the following:
- a CDS encoding MBL fold metallo-hydrolase, translated as MNIATFPLGPLQTNCYVLANGKEALVVDPGGDPGPVLRHLENEGLTLTVILNTHLHFDHTAGNKALSDATGAPVMANDADGYLLDNWLGAGGDMGLPSIAPYKWQNLEQGETVFAGAACRVLHTPGHSPGSLTFHFPDAGAAFVGDLIFYRSIGRTDFPGGDIEALKRSVNEHIFTMPPETRLLSGHGPETSVGDERNHNPFFGGF; from the coding sequence ATGAATATAGCCACCTTCCCCCTGGGCCCCCTGCAAACCAACTGCTACGTGCTGGCCAACGGCAAGGAAGCCCTGGTCGTGGACCCCGGCGGCGATCCCGGGCCCGTACTCAGGCACCTTGAAAACGAGGGGCTGACCCTGACCGTCATCCTGAACACGCACCTGCACTTCGACCACACCGCGGGCAACAAGGCTCTTTCCGACGCCACGGGCGCGCCCGTCATGGCCAACGACGCGGACGGCTACCTTCTGGACAACTGGCTGGGCGCGGGCGGAGACATGGGCCTGCCGTCCATCGCTCCCTACAAATGGCAAAACCTCGAACAGGGCGAAACCGTCTTCGCCGGAGCGGCCTGCCGCGTCCTCCATACGCCCGGGCATTCGCCGGGCAGCCTGACATTCCACTTCCCGGACGCCGGTGCCGCCTTCGTGGGCGACCTCATCTTCTACCGCTCCATAGGCCGCACCGACTTCCCGGGCGGGGACATCGAAGCGCTCAAGCGGTCTGTCAACGAACACATATTCACCATGCCGCCCGAGACCCGGCTGCTGTCCGGCCACGGACCGGAAACCTCGGTCGGGGACGAGCGCAACCACAACCCGTTCTTCGGGGGATTCTAG